One genomic window of Geodermatophilus sp. DSM 44513 includes the following:
- the ctaD gene encoding cytochrome c oxidase subunit I encodes MTIAPAPIVSRPSPVHEAEKGSRLSNLLRTTDHKTIGLMYLATSFAWFVVGGLLAMLMRGELGRPGLQFLSPEQYNQLVTMHGTIMLLFFATPLFFAFANLIMPLQIGAPDVAFPRLNSFSYWLFLFGSTIAVSGFFTPGGAADFGWYAYTPLSTAAHSPGAGADLWIAGLAVSGLGTILGAVNFLTTLACLRAPGMTLFRMPIFCWNTLVTSLLVLFAFPILTAALFALLADRQLGALVFVEENGGSMLWQHLFWFFGHPEVYIIALPFFGIITEIIPVFSRKPLFGYKGMVFATIAIGGLSLTVWAHHMYATGAVLLPFFSFLTYLIAVPTGIKFFNWIGTMWRGQLTFETPMLFAIGFLVTFLLGGLTGVLLGSPALDWHLNDSYFVVAHFHYVVFGTVVFAAYAGMYFWFPKMIGRMMDERIGKLHFWLTFIGFHGTFLVQHWLGAEGMPRRYVNYLGTDGFTTLNTVSTIFSFVLGASTIPFLYNVARSWRYGRLALRDDPWGHGNSLEWATGSPPPRHNFTEIPKIRSERPAFEAHYPHLVERLQREAHAGKGHGRYTSELAGGTGPRQGVNDPDPF; translated from the coding sequence GTGACGATCGCACCGGCGCCGATCGTGAGCCGGCCGAGCCCGGTTCACGAGGCGGAGAAGGGCTCGCGGCTCTCCAACCTGCTGCGGACCACCGACCACAAGACCATCGGCCTGATGTACCTGGCCACCTCCTTCGCCTGGTTCGTCGTCGGCGGGCTGCTGGCGATGCTGATGCGCGGGGAACTGGGCCGCCCGGGCCTGCAGTTCCTGTCGCCGGAGCAGTACAACCAGCTGGTCACCATGCACGGCACGATCATGCTGCTGTTCTTCGCGACGCCGCTGTTCTTCGCCTTCGCGAACCTGATCATGCCGCTGCAGATCGGCGCGCCCGACGTGGCGTTCCCGCGGCTGAACTCGTTCTCCTACTGGCTGTTCCTGTTCGGCTCCACGATCGCGGTGTCGGGCTTCTTCACCCCGGGTGGTGCCGCCGACTTCGGCTGGTACGCCTACACGCCGCTGTCCACCGCCGCGCACAGCCCCGGTGCCGGTGCCGACCTGTGGATCGCCGGCCTCGCCGTCAGTGGTCTGGGCACCATCCTCGGTGCGGTCAACTTCCTCACCACGCTGGCCTGCCTGCGCGCGCCGGGCATGACGCTGTTCCGGATGCCGATCTTCTGCTGGAACACCCTGGTGACCAGCCTGCTGGTGCTCTTCGCCTTCCCGATCCTCACCGCCGCGCTGTTCGCCCTGCTGGCCGACCGCCAGCTCGGGGCGCTGGTGTTCGTCGAGGAGAACGGCGGGTCGATGCTGTGGCAGCACCTGTTCTGGTTCTTCGGGCACCCCGAGGTCTACATCATCGCGCTGCCGTTCTTCGGCATCATCACCGAGATCATCCCGGTGTTCAGCCGCAAGCCGCTGTTCGGCTACAAGGGCATGGTCTTCGCGACCATCGCCATCGGTGGCCTGTCGCTGACGGTGTGGGCGCACCACATGTACGCGACCGGCGCGGTGCTGCTGCCCTTCTTCTCCTTCCTGACCTACCTCATCGCCGTGCCGACCGGGATCAAGTTCTTCAACTGGATCGGCACGATGTGGCGCGGCCAGCTCACCTTCGAGACGCCGATGCTGTTCGCCATCGGCTTCCTGGTGACCTTCCTGCTCGGTGGGCTGACCGGCGTCCTGCTCGGCAGCCCGGCGCTGGACTGGCACCTCAACGACAGCTACTTCGTCGTGGCGCACTTCCACTACGTCGTCTTCGGGACCGTCGTGTTCGCCGCCTACGCGGGCATGTACTTCTGGTTCCCGAAGATGATCGGCCGGATGATGGACGAGCGGATCGGCAAGCTGCACTTCTGGCTGACGTTCATCGGTTTCCACGGCACGTTCCTCGTGCAGCACTGGCTCGGCGCCGAGGGCATGCCCCGCCGCTACGTCAACTACCTGGGCACCGACGGGTTCACCACGCTGAACACCGTGTCGACGATCTTCTCGTTCGTGCTGGGCGCCTCCACGATCCCGTTCCTCTACAACGTGGCCCGGTCGTGGCGCTACGGCCGGCTGGCGCTGCGGGACGACCCGTGGGGCCACGGCAACTCGCTGGAGTGGGCGACGGGCTCCCCGCCGCCGCGGCACAACTTCACCGAGATCCCCAAGATCCGCTCCGAGCGGCCGGCGTTCGAGGCGCACTACCCGCACCTGGTCGAGCGGCTGCAGCGTGAGGCGCACGCCGGCAAGGGCCACGGCCGGTACACCAGCGAGCTGGCCGGCGGCACCGGCCCGCGTCAGGGAGTCAACGACCCCGATCCCTTCTGA
- a CDS encoding alcohol dehydrogenase catalytic domain-containing protein, with amino-acid sequence MRAVTWHGRADVRVDTVPDPVIQDPTDVVVEVTSSGICGSDLHLIEVMAPFMTVGDVMGHEPMGVVREVGPDVTAVRPGDRVVVPFNISCGTCWMCSQGLQSQCETTQNREQGYGASLFGYTKLYGQVPGGQAEYLRVPFGNTLPIKVPDGLPDDRFVYLSDVLPTAWQAVQYAATPPGGTLLVLGLGPIGDMCTRIAHHLGIEHVWASDVVPERLARATLRGTNVIRSTDQEQVVGQIREATAGRGPDAVIDAVGMEAHGSPAASIAQKASAIVPDALMEKVMQVAGVDRLAALNTAIEAVRRGGTISLSGVYGGASDPMPLNKMFDKQIQLRMGQANVWRWAPDILPILTEGDPLGVDDFATHHVPLEQAPEAYAKFRQKEDGAVKVLLQP; translated from the coding sequence ATGCGCGCAGTGACCTGGCACGGCCGAGCCGACGTCCGGGTGGACACCGTCCCCGACCCGGTGATCCAGGACCCGACCGACGTGGTCGTCGAGGTGACCTCCAGCGGCATCTGCGGCTCCGACCTGCACCTGATCGAGGTGATGGCGCCGTTCATGACCGTCGGCGACGTCATGGGGCACGAGCCGATGGGCGTCGTCCGCGAGGTGGGCCCGGACGTCACCGCGGTCCGGCCCGGCGACCGGGTCGTCGTCCCGTTCAACATCTCGTGCGGCACCTGCTGGATGTGCTCGCAGGGGCTGCAGTCGCAGTGCGAGACGACGCAGAACCGTGAGCAGGGCTACGGCGCCTCGCTGTTCGGCTACACCAAGCTGTACGGCCAGGTGCCCGGCGGGCAGGCGGAGTACCTGCGGGTCCCGTTCGGCAACACGCTGCCCATCAAGGTCCCCGACGGCCTGCCCGACGACCGCTTCGTCTACCTCTCCGACGTGCTGCCCACCGCCTGGCAGGCCGTCCAGTACGCCGCGACGCCGCCCGGCGGCACGCTGCTGGTGCTGGGTCTGGGCCCGATCGGCGACATGTGCACCCGGATCGCCCACCACCTGGGCATCGAGCACGTGTGGGCCTCCGACGTCGTCCCCGAGCGGCTGGCGCGGGCCACCCTGCGCGGCACGAACGTGATCCGCTCGACCGACCAGGAACAGGTCGTCGGCCAGATCCGCGAGGCCACCGCCGGCCGTGGCCCGGACGCCGTCATCGACGCCGTCGGCATGGAGGCGCACGGCTCCCCCGCCGCCTCGATCGCCCAGAAGGCCTCGGCGATCGTCCCGGACGCGCTCATGGAGAAGGTCATGCAGGTGGCCGGGGTGGACCGGCTGGCGGCGCTGAACACCGCCATCGAGGCCGTCCGCCGCGGCGGCACGATCTCGCTGTCCGGCGTCTACGGCGGCGCCAGCGACCCCATGCCGCTGAACAAGATGTTCGACAAGCAGATCCAGCTGCGCATGGGCCAGGCCAACGTGTGGCGCTGGGCGCCGGACATCCTGCCGATCCTCACCGAGGGCGACCCGCTGGGCGTCGACGACTTCGCCACCCACCACGTGCCGCTCGAGCAGGCGCCCGAGGCCTACGCCAAGTTCCGGCAGAAGGAGGACGGCGCGGTCAAGGTGCTGCTGCAGCCCTGA
- a CDS encoding three-helix bundle dimerization domain-containing protein, producing the protein MTLTEDPAVDQAVARLADEFGTRLRPQVIGTVVRTCRQDLSGVPATALPELVERLARERLQSVG; encoded by the coding sequence ATGACGCTGACCGAGGACCCCGCCGTCGACCAGGCCGTCGCCCGGCTCGCGGACGAGTTCGGCACGCGGCTCCGCCCGCAGGTGATCGGCACCGTGGTCCGCACCTGCCGCCAGGACCTCAGCGGGGTGCCGGCCACGGCACTGCCCGAGCTCGTCGAGCGCCTCGCCCGGGAACGGCTGCAGTCCGTCGGCTGA
- a CDS encoding metallophosphoesterase has protein sequence MPVSLVLTADTHVPRRARDLPRALWAAIDAADVVVHAGDWVDVALLDRFEERARRLVAVHGNNDHGALRERLPEVARAEIEGIRLAVVHETGDRKGREARCAARFPDTDLLVFGHSHIPWDTTAATGLRLLNPGSPTDRRRQPTCTFLTAVADGGVLRDVTLHPVAR, from the coding sequence GTGCCGGTCTCCCTCGTCCTCACGGCGGACACCCACGTCCCCCGGCGGGCGCGCGACCTCCCCCGCGCGCTGTGGGCCGCCATCGACGCCGCGGACGTCGTCGTGCACGCCGGCGACTGGGTGGACGTCGCGCTGCTGGACCGCTTCGAGGAGCGCGCCCGCCGGCTGGTGGCCGTCCACGGCAACAACGACCACGGCGCGCTGCGCGAGCGGCTGCCGGAGGTGGCCCGCGCGGAGATCGAGGGCATCCGGCTGGCCGTCGTGCACGAGACCGGGGACCGGAAGGGCCGGGAGGCCCGCTGCGCCGCCCGCTTCCCCGACACCGACCTGCTGGTGTTCGGCCACAGCCACATCCCGTGGGACACCACCGCCGCCACCGGTCTCCGGTTGCTCAACCCCGGCTCGCCGACCGACCGGCGCCGGCAGCCCACCTGCACGTTCCTGACCGCCGTGGCCGACGGTGGTGTGCTGCGCGACGTGACCCTGCACCCGGTCGCGAGGTGA
- a CDS encoding MFS transporter — protein MTPGTARWRHLGVSLLGLVAACAVQNGLPFLTVALRAEGLSLSAIGLLVSAPTAGLVLSLLAWGALADRYGERRVLGAGLGIAAAALAGAAVAATPLATGLWLLLAGAGSASVHAASGRLVLGWFPATQRGLAMGIRQAGQPIGVGVAAFALPRLADGGTGTAFAALAAGCAATAVLIGVLVRDPARPRTPAGAPPVPSPYRTPVLWRVHAASTLLVVPQFVVAALGFDFLVRAAGWSAGAAGALLAVTALGGAAARLGAGVWSDRAGSRVGPLRLAAAAVAVVVAGLAVVAALTPDVLAPAAVAAAVVVATVATVSPNGIAFTSVAEQAGSAWAGRALGAHNTVQNVGATLTVPLAALLVEDGPGYPAAFAAAAVAAALAVGVVPGRAVEAGSPGAPQAVGAAAAR, from the coding sequence GTGACGCCGGGGACCGCCCGCTGGCGCCACCTCGGGGTGAGCCTGCTCGGCCTGGTCGCCGCCTGCGCCGTCCAGAACGGGCTGCCCTTCCTCACCGTCGCGCTGCGTGCCGAGGGCCTGTCGCTGAGCGCGATCGGGCTGCTGGTCAGCGCGCCCACGGCCGGTCTGGTGCTCAGCCTGCTGGCCTGGGGTGCGCTGGCCGACCGGTACGGCGAGCGGCGGGTGCTCGGCGCCGGGCTCGGCATCGCCGCCGCCGCCCTGGCCGGCGCCGCCGTGGCGGCCACACCGCTGGCCACCGGGCTGTGGCTGCTGCTCGCCGGCGCGGGCAGCGCGTCGGTGCACGCGGCCAGCGGGCGGCTGGTGCTCGGCTGGTTCCCGGCCACCCAGCGGGGCCTGGCCATGGGCATCCGCCAGGCCGGGCAGCCGATCGGCGTCGGGGTGGCGGCCTTCGCGCTGCCGCGGCTGGCCGACGGCGGCACGGGGACGGCGTTCGCGGCGCTCGCCGCCGGGTGCGCGGCCACCGCCGTCCTCATCGGGGTCCTGGTGCGCGACCCGGCGCGGCCCCGGACGCCCGCAGGAGCCCCACCGGTCCCGTCGCCCTACCGCACACCGGTGCTGTGGCGGGTGCACGCGGCCAGCACGCTGCTCGTCGTCCCGCAGTTCGTCGTCGCCGCGCTGGGCTTCGACTTCCTGGTCCGCGCGGCCGGCTGGTCGGCGGGGGCGGCGGGCGCCCTGCTGGCGGTCACCGCGCTGGGCGGGGCCGCCGCGCGGCTGGGCGCGGGCGTGTGGTCCGACCGCGCCGGCAGCCGGGTGGGCCCGCTGCGGCTGGCCGCGGCCGCGGTCGCCGTCGTCGTCGCAGGGCTCGCGGTCGTCGCCGCCCTCACCCCCGACGTCCTCGCCCCCGCCGCCGTTGCCGCCGCGGTGGTGGTCGCGACCGTCGCCACGGTCAGCCCCAACGGGATCGCCTTCACCTCGGTCGCCGAGCAGGCCGGGTCGGCCTGGGCCGGGCGGGCGCTGGGCGCGCACAACACCGTGCAGAACGTCGGCGCCACCCTCACCGTGCCGCTGGCCGCGCTGCTCGTCGAGGACGGGCCGGGCTACCCGGCGGCGTTCGCGGCGGCGGCGGTCGCCGCGGCGCTGGCGGTCGGCGTGGTGCCCGGCCGGGCGGTCGAGGCGGGCTCGCCCGGCGCCCCGCAGGCGGTCGGGGCCGCCGCCGCCCGGTGA
- a CDS encoding MFS transporter has translation MPRALLALSIGAFGIGTTEFVVMGMLPEVAEGLGVSVPSVGLLISAYAVGVVLGAPTLTALGVRFPPRHTLVGLMALFVVGNVLSAVAPSYETLAAARVLTALAHGSFFGVGAVAARRLVAPERSTSAISLMMVGLTLANVVGVPLGTFVAQQTSWRLVLGAIAVVGLVTIAGLLAWMPRDLGEPGDLRTELAAFRRGRVWLVLGLTMVGFSALFAVYSYVSPILTELSGLPIGWVTPVLALFGIGTTVGTLVGGRLGDRYGSSFVVAGLLATAVVLAAFAVLARTPVAAVVLLVLFGTLAFGLGPVVQNGVIEAARVPGGSLVSAANQGAFNVANALGAALGAGVLSAGLGYTAPIWVGAVLALAGAGLAVVVRAAERRDRLQPPAGVDAVPVGSRAAA, from the coding sequence GTGCCCCGCGCCCTGCTCGCCCTGTCCATCGGCGCCTTCGGCATCGGCACCACCGAGTTCGTCGTCATGGGCATGCTGCCGGAGGTCGCCGAAGGGCTCGGCGTCTCAGTGCCCTCGGTGGGACTGCTCATCTCCGCCTACGCCGTCGGTGTCGTCCTCGGCGCCCCCACCCTGACCGCGCTCGGCGTGCGCTTCCCGCCGCGGCACACCCTGGTCGGCCTGATGGCGCTGTTCGTCGTCGGCAACGTGCTGTCGGCGGTGGCGCCCAGCTACGAGACGCTCGCCGCCGCCCGGGTGCTCACCGCGCTGGCCCACGGCTCCTTCTTCGGCGTCGGCGCGGTCGCCGCCCGACGGCTGGTCGCACCCGAGCGCTCCACCAGCGCGATCTCGCTGATGATGGTCGGGCTGACCCTGGCCAACGTCGTCGGCGTCCCGCTGGGGACCTTCGTCGCCCAGCAGACCAGCTGGCGACTGGTGCTCGGCGCCATCGCCGTGGTCGGCCTGGTCACCATCGCCGGCCTGCTCGCGTGGATGCCGCGGGACCTGGGCGAGCCCGGCGACCTGCGCACCGAGCTGGCCGCGTTCCGTCGCGGCCGGGTGTGGCTGGTGCTCGGCCTGACCATGGTCGGCTTCTCCGCGCTGTTCGCCGTGTACAGCTACGTCAGCCCGATCCTCACCGAGCTGAGCGGCCTGCCGATCGGGTGGGTGACCCCGGTGCTGGCGCTGTTCGGCATCGGCACGACGGTGGGCACGTTGGTCGGCGGGCGGCTGGGCGACCGCTACGGGTCCTCCTTCGTCGTGGCCGGCCTGCTGGCCACCGCCGTCGTCCTGGCCGCCTTCGCCGTGCTGGCCCGCACCCCGGTCGCCGCGGTCGTGCTGCTCGTCCTGTTCGGGACGCTGGCCTTCGGGCTGGGCCCGGTCGTGCAGAACGGCGTCATCGAGGCGGCGCGGGTGCCCGGCGGCAGCCTGGTCTCGGCCGCGAACCAGGGCGCGTTCAACGTGGCCAACGCCCTGGGCGCCGCCCTCGGCGCGGGCGTGCTGTCCGCCGGCCTGGGTTACACCGCGCCGATCTGGGTGGGTGCCGTGCTCGCGCTGGCCGGCGCCGGGCTCGCCGTCGTCGTCCGCGCGGCTGAGCGTCGGGACCGGCTGCAGCCCCCGGCCGGGGTGGACGCCGTCCCCGTGGGGTCCCGCGCCGCAGCCTGA
- a CDS encoding putative RNA methyltransferase, which yields MQLLACPVCGDPLTTRPDDAGLRCPAGHAFDRARQGHVTLLPPGHVPPSGDSAAMVADRVAFLAAGHYAGLTRALEDAVTAGDHGPPGALLDLGGGTGHHLAAVLDRLPDAAGVVLDSSRYAARRAAGASPRALAVVADAWARLPVRTAAVDRVLVVFAPRNGPEVARVLRPGGRLVVVTPAADHLRELVGPLGLLRVDPDKARRLSAALGPHLHPVAAAAHREHLVLDRAAVATLVGMGPHARHLDPARLAAAVAALPGRTPVTLSVDVTTWAPEPGGPGVSGHDPGTT from the coding sequence GTGCAGCTGCTGGCCTGCCCGGTGTGCGGAGACCCGCTGACCACCCGGCCGGACGACGCCGGGCTGCGCTGCCCGGCCGGGCACGCCTTCGACCGGGCGCGCCAGGGGCACGTCACGCTGCTGCCACCGGGGCACGTCCCGCCGTCCGGCGACTCCGCCGCGATGGTCGCCGACCGGGTCGCCTTCCTCGCCGCCGGCCACTACGCGGGCCTGACCCGCGCCCTGGAGGACGCCGTCACCGCGGGGGACCACGGCCCACCCGGCGCGCTGCTCGACCTCGGCGGGGGCACCGGGCACCACCTGGCCGCCGTCCTCGACCGGCTGCCGGACGCCGCCGGGGTGGTCCTGGACTCCTCCCGCTACGCCGCCCGGCGCGCGGCCGGCGCCTCCCCGCGCGCGCTCGCGGTGGTCGCCGACGCCTGGGCCCGCCTGCCCGTGCGCACGGCCGCCGTCGACCGGGTGCTGGTCGTCTTCGCCCCGCGCAACGGCCCGGAGGTCGCCCGGGTGCTGCGCCCGGGCGGGCGGCTGGTCGTCGTCACCCCGGCCGCCGACCACCTCCGCGAGCTGGTCGGCCCGCTCGGGCTGCTGCGGGTCGACCCCGACAAGGCACGCCGGCTGTCCGCCGCCCTCGGCCCGCACCTGCACCCGGTGGCCGCGGCGGCCCACCGGGAGCACCTCGTGCTGGACCGGGCGGCGGTCGCGACGCTGGTCGGCATGGGCCCGCACGCCCGCCACCTGGACCCCGCACGGCTGGCCGCGGCGGTGGCCGCGCTGCCGGGACGGACGCCGGTCACGCTGTCCGTCGACGTCACCACCTGGGCCCCGGAACCGGGCGGCCCCGGCGTGTCAGGTCACGATCCGGGCACGACCTGA
- a CDS encoding DUF1801 domain-containing protein, which produces MDAGVEEWFAAAGPREAELRRVDELVRSAAPSIDRQLVPLGSGRALGYGLVPYRPRSARETTTWPLLLLAAQRRHLSLYVSAVVDGEYLAEARAARLGRVSCGRSCIRFTSLDRVDRAELTTLVRDAVAATRDGTNGCLAG; this is translated from the coding sequence GTGGACGCCGGGGTCGAGGAGTGGTTCGCCGCCGCCGGCCCGCGCGAGGCGGAGCTGCGTCGGGTCGACGAGCTGGTGCGGTCGGCCGCACCGAGCATCGACCGGCAGCTGGTGCCCCTGGGGTCCGGCCGGGCGCTGGGCTACGGCCTGGTGCCCTACCGGCCGCGGTCGGCGAGGGAGACGACCACCTGGCCGCTGCTCCTGCTCGCGGCCCAGCGGCGGCACCTGTCGCTGTACGTCTCCGCCGTCGTCGACGGGGAGTACCTCGCCGAGGCGCGCGCCGCGCGGCTGGGGCGGGTGTCCTGCGGGCGGAGCTGCATCCGGTTCACCTCGCTGGACCGCGTCGACCGGGCCGAGCTGACCACGCTGGTGCGGGACGCCGTGGCCGCGACCCGGGACGGCACGAACGGCTGCTTGGCCGGCTGA
- a CDS encoding M23 family metallopeptidase, translated as MTQPCHDHRPDQARTSRHTVPTQRAGGARPSGAPPARPLPSGRRSRRGPLLPARRRTAHLAAALVGASALGLVTPGDPAARADAADVSVTDPVSVAEELGLAAGATSVVPDTEAAARLGELAASRTAREAGRAAAAAAQDEADRRAVAAAVEAARPEAVLPVEGGRLTSRFGPRWGTLHAGIDIAAPMRTPEYAAMDGIVLEAGPASGYGLAVYLQHADGDVTVYGHMDEVLVTPGQVVEAGETIALLGNRGQSTGPHLHFEVRRGGLDGEPVDPVPYLRERGVRI; from the coding sequence ATGACCCAGCCCTGCCACGACCACCGACCCGACCAGGCGCGGACGTCCCGGCACACCGTCCCGACGCAGCGCGCCGGGGGAGCACGACCGTCGGGCGCCCCTCCCGCCCGGCCGCTCCCGTCGGGACGACGCAGCCGCCGCGGACCCCTGCTGCCGGCCCGCCGCCGGACCGCCCACCTCGCCGCCGCACTCGTCGGGGCGAGCGCGCTGGGCCTGGTCACCCCCGGTGACCCGGCGGCCCGCGCCGACGCCGCCGACGTCTCCGTCACCGACCCGGTCAGCGTGGCCGAGGAGCTGGGCCTGGCCGCCGGCGCGACGTCCGTCGTCCCGGACACCGAGGCCGCCGCACGGCTCGGGGAGCTGGCCGCGAGCCGCACCGCCCGGGAGGCCGGGCGCGCCGCCGCGGCGGCAGCGCAGGACGAGGCCGACCGGCGCGCGGTCGCGGCCGCCGTCGAGGCCGCCCGGCCCGAGGCGGTCCTGCCCGTCGAGGGTGGCCGGCTGACCAGCCGGTTCGGACCGCGCTGGGGGACGCTGCACGCCGGCATCGACATCGCCGCCCCGATGCGGACCCCGGAGTACGCCGCGATGGACGGCATCGTGCTGGAGGCCGGCCCGGCCAGCGGCTACGGGCTGGCGGTCTACCTCCAACACGCCGACGGCGACGTCACCGTCTACGGCCACATGGACGAGGTCCTGGTGACCCCCGGCCAGGTGGTGGAGGCCGGGGAGACCATCGCGCTGCTCGGCAACCGCGGCCAGTCCACCGGCCCGCACCTGCACTTCGAGGTGCGCCGCGGCGGCCTGGACGGCGAGCCGGTCGACCCGGTGCCCTACCTGCGGGAACGCGGCGTCCGGATCTGA
- a CDS encoding cation diffusion facilitator family transporter, whose protein sequence is MGHGHDHGGPVGTASAGHRRRLAVVLVLTLVVAAAEVAGALVSGSLALLADAGHMATDALGIGLALGAVSLAQRPARGRRTFGWQRAEVLAAVANGLLLVAVAGYVVVEAVRRVGDPPQIDAGLVLAVAALGLVVNLGGLALLHRGRRDSLAVRGAHLEVLGDALGSVAVLAAAAVVATTGWTPADTVASLLIAALVLPRAWSLLREAVDVLLEAAPRGVDLDRVRAHLLGVDGVVGVHDLHAWTITSGLPVLSAHVVVSDEALADGHGGRVLDALGDCLGDHFDVAHCTFQLEAAAHAGHESPVHE, encoded by the coding sequence ATGGGACACGGGCACGACCACGGGGGGCCCGTCGGGACGGCGTCGGCCGGCCACCGCCGCCGGCTGGCCGTCGTCCTGGTGCTCACCCTCGTCGTGGCCGCCGCCGAGGTGGCCGGTGCCCTGGTCTCCGGCTCGCTCGCGCTGCTGGCCGACGCCGGGCACATGGCCACCGACGCGCTCGGCATCGGTCTGGCGCTCGGCGCGGTGTCCCTGGCGCAGCGGCCCGCCCGCGGTCGGCGGACCTTCGGCTGGCAGCGCGCGGAGGTCCTCGCCGCCGTCGCCAACGGCCTGCTGCTGGTGGCGGTGGCCGGCTACGTCGTCGTCGAGGCGGTCCGCCGGGTCGGGGACCCGCCGCAGATCGACGCCGGCCTGGTGCTCGCGGTCGCCGCGCTCGGCCTGGTGGTGAACCTCGGCGGTCTGGCCCTGCTGCACCGTGGCCGGCGGGACTCCCTCGCCGTCCGCGGCGCCCACCTGGAGGTGCTCGGCGACGCCCTCGGCTCGGTCGCGGTCCTGGCCGCCGCCGCCGTCGTCGCCACCACCGGCTGGACGCCGGCGGACACCGTCGCCTCGCTGCTCATCGCCGCGCTGGTGCTGCCGCGGGCCTGGTCGCTGCTGCGCGAGGCGGTCGACGTGCTGCTGGAGGCCGCCCCGCGCGGGGTCGACCTGGACCGCGTGCGGGCACACCTCCTCGGCGTGGACGGCGTCGTCGGCGTCCACGACCTGCACGCCTGGACCATCACCTCCGGTCTGCCGGTGCTCTCCGCGCACGTCGTCGTCAGCGACGAGGCGCTGGCCGACGGCCACGGGGGGCGGGTGCTCGACGCGCTCGGGGACTGCCTCGGCGACCACTTCGACGTCGCGCACTGCACCTTCCAGCTGGAGGCCGCGGCGCACGCCGGCCACGAGTCCCCCGTCCACGAATGA
- a CDS encoding cytochrome c oxidase assembly protein codes for MPTEPPTWGRLFLPHLDGWSWLAVLSLLGLVGYPVAVAVLRRSGVVWPWWRTASWTAGCLALFAVTGTWLSGYGMVLFSVHMAQHMVLSMLAPVLLLLGAPVTLALRTLPRGRTLAGVPRALLLDALHSRVARVTSHPAFTLPLFLASLYAVYFTPLFDTLMADPLGHQFMLAHFTVTGLLFFGPILAQDPWPRTTGHGGRMLELLIPMPFHAFFGVAILMASSLVVDTFATPPAGWGIDPLADQKAAGSIAWSFGEIPTVFVMGLVLYSWMGSEQRRARRQDRAADRDQDAELTAYNERLRALAARGG; via the coding sequence ATGCCGACGGAACCGCCGACCTGGGGGCGGCTCTTCCTGCCCCACCTGGACGGCTGGTCGTGGCTGGCCGTGCTGAGCCTGCTCGGCCTCGTCGGCTACCCGGTCGCGGTCGCGGTGCTGCGCCGCTCCGGTGTGGTCTGGCCCTGGTGGCGGACGGCGTCCTGGACCGCCGGCTGCCTCGCGCTGTTCGCCGTGACCGGCACCTGGCTCAGCGGCTACGGCATGGTGCTGTTCAGCGTGCACATGGCCCAGCACATGGTGCTGTCCATGCTCGCCCCGGTGCTGCTGCTGCTCGGCGCCCCGGTCACTCTGGCGCTGCGGACCCTCCCGCGCGGCCGGACGCTGGCCGGCGTCCCCCGGGCGCTGCTGCTGGACGCGCTGCACAGCCGGGTTGCCCGCGTGACGTCCCACCCGGCGTTCACCCTGCCGCTGTTCCTGGCCAGCCTGTACGCCGTCTACTTCACGCCGCTGTTCGACACCCTGATGGCCGACCCGCTCGGCCACCAGTTCATGCTCGCCCACTTCACCGTGACCGGGCTGCTGTTCTTCGGCCCGATCCTCGCCCAGGACCCGTGGCCGCGGACGACCGGCCACGGCGGGCGGATGCTCGAGCTCCTCATCCCGATGCCGTTCCACGCCTTCTTCGGCGTGGCGATCCTCATGGCCAGCTCGCTGGTCGTGGACACCTTCGCCACCCCGCCCGCCGGCTGGGGCATCGACCCGCTGGCCGACCAGAAGGCCGCCGGGAGCATCGCCTGGTCCTTCGGTGAGATCCCGACGGTCTTCGTGATGGGCCTGGTGCTGTACAGCTGGATGGGCTCGGAGCAGCGCAGGGCCCGCCGGCAGGACCGCGCCGCCGACCGCGACCAGGACGCCGAGCTCACCGCCTACAACGAGCGCCTCCGGGCCCTGGCCGCACGCGGCGGCTGA